The following are encoded in a window of Cyprinus carpio isolate SPL01 chromosome B18, ASM1834038v1, whole genome shotgun sequence genomic DNA:
- the LOC109075770 gene encoding potassium/sodium hyperpolarization-activated cyclic nucleotide-gated channel 3-like has product MSRLVEMSGNSSSGPRKTRFSGLKDVLTGKLTLTVHPEGKENKEKTEVETCRWVIHPRSRVRHYYLMFMVILAFVNLITIPLDMAFSEDMKGRGHEYWVAFNVFSDAMFCIDVAVNFQMGIFSDDGQPILDPKLIRNAYFKSWFAPDVVAAFPVDIVITIVEQFYQADTDVLMASKLVRILMFVRIFSMIRLLRVPKLLRFCFELESVSDIQLEEAKKFFRVFFMFMLIILVWHWNTCVQYFISLLEEFPQDCWVMQENIKNTTIGEKYSYSSFRAFSQLAWILTKAIESPTRMAERWAAVVSMVIGYIMCFALIACLIGTVGSTSATDNEYKKKISQLQSSKMFKKLPRALRQRTTAQYKWQYDKRNILDLVSKRLRKDIMADMCPNLLSKGSMFIKHDREFTEAILVKLEYEFFNPEDIIIHQDDKADHMFFIEHGRVLVKNQCFRVELCDGDHFGEISFLFSGRQLATVSALTACSLFSLSLKHFEELEEEFPQVVKELRAVAQRLKDDLEGVGLRCEVTSASNSVCDDTSGDFVLVD; this is encoded by the exons ATGAGTCGCTTAGTCGAGATGAGTGGAAATAGCTCAAGTGGCCCGCGAAAAACACGGTTTTCGGGCCTTAAAGATGTCCTAACAGGAAAGCTAACGTTAACGGTGCATcctgaaggaaaagaaaataaagagaaaaccgAGGTTGAAACCTGCAGATGGGTGATACACCCCCGGAGTCGCGTCAG GCATTACTATCTTATGTTTATGGTGATCTTAGCTTTCGTAAACCTTATAACGATTCCTCTAGACATGGCATTTTCTGAGGATATGAAAGGTAGAGGCCACGAATACTGGGTGGCCTTCAATGTATTCTCAGACGCCATGTTTTGCATTGATGTTGCCGTTAATTTTCAAATGGGTATATTCAGTGACGACGGTCAG CCCATCCTGGATCCCaaattaataagaaatgcttATTTCAAAAGTTGGTTTGCTCCTGATGTGGTGGCTGCCTTTCCGGTTGACATTGTCATCACTATTGtg GAGCAGTTTTATCAAGCTGACACTGATGTACTGATGGCTTCGAAGCTGGTGCGAATACTCATGTTTGTGAGGATTTTCAGTATGATCCGATTACTCCGTGTGCCGAAGCTTCTGAGATTCTGCTTTGAATTGGAAAGT GTCTCTGACATTCAGCTAGAAGAAGCCAAGAagtttttcagggtttttttcatgttcatgttgaTTATTCTCGTGTGGCACTGGAACACGTGTGTTCAGTACTTCATATCTCTACTGGAGGAGTTTCCCCAAGACTGCTGGGTCATGCAAGAGAATATCAAG AATACCACGATCGGGGAAAAATACTCCTACTCTTCCTTCAGAGCTTTCTCTCAGCTGGCCTGGATTTTAACTAAAGCTATCGAATCACCAACAC GGATGGCAGAACGGTGGGCGGCTGTTGTTAGCATGGTGATTGGATATATAATGTGTTTTGCTCTTATCGCCTGCTTGATCGGAACTGTCGGGAGCACGTCTGCGACTGACAATGAATACAAGAAAAAG ATCAGCCAGCTGCAATCCTCTAAAATGTTCAAGAAGCTGCCGAGGGCTCTGCGCCAACGCACCACTGCCCAGTACAAGTGGCAGTATGACAAGAGGAACATCCTCGATCTGGTGTCAAAACGGCTGAGAAAG gatattatGGCAGATATGTGTCCCAACCTGCTGAGCAAAGGCTCCATGTTCATAAAGCATGACCGAGAATTCACCGAAGCCATCCTGGTGAAGTTGGAGTACGAGTTTTTCAATCCAGAAGATATCATCATTCATCAGGACGATAAAGCTGACCACATGTTCTTCATCGAGCATGGACGTGTGCTCGTGAAGAACCAGTGTTTCCGAGTGGAGCTGTGCGATGGAGACCACTTTGGAG AGATCAGCTTCCTGTTCAGTGGAAGGCAGCTGGCCACAGTTTCTGCTCTGACCGCCTGCAGCCTTTTCTCcctgtcattaaaacattttgagGAGCTTGAGGAAGAGTTTCCACAGGTTGTGAAGGAACTGAGGGCAGTGGCTCAGCGGCTCAAAGACGATCTCGAGG GTGTTGGGCTGCGATGTGAAGTTACATCAGCATCGAACAGTGTGTGCGACGACACATCAGGAGATTTCGTTTTAGTCGATTAG